A window from Acetomicrobium sp. S15 = DSM 107314 encodes these proteins:
- a CDS encoding histidine phosphatase family protein, with amino-acid sequence MEAMTTAIIVRHGECPGNREGLFRGRKDFPLNENGVKQAQALATAISKRWGISTVYSGPLSRATETARIVAERCNAPFYPDESFNNINLGPWEGRPKVEVEKEFPKEWQTWLLSPEDLRLPGAESLGDVQRRAFEGLEALIRRHRGESFVVVSHRAVIKPMIAACLKISPPYFWRVHVDTASYSTLVYEEARGYCLTQLNETNHLESFIQEWV; translated from the coding sequence ATGGAGGCTATGACTACGGCCATAATCGTGCGGCACGGCGAGTGTCCGGGCAATAGGGAGGGGCTCTTTCGCGGCAGAAAGGATTTTCCGCTGAACGAAAACGGCGTAAAGCAGGCACAGGCGCTCGCTACGGCGATATCGAAGCGCTGGGGCATCTCCACCGTATACTCCGGCCCCTTGAGCAGAGCCACGGAGACGGCCCGCATCGTCGCCGAACGCTGCAACGCCCCTTTTTATCCCGACGAAAGCTTCAACAACATAAACCTGGGCCCCTGGGAGGGGCGCCCGAAAGTCGAGGTGGAAAAGGAATTTCCAAAGGAGTGGCAGACGTGGCTCTTGAGCCCCGAAGACCTCCGCCTCCCCGGGGCCGAGAGCCTCGGCGACGTGCAAAGGAGGGCTTTCGAAGGGCTCGAGGCGCTGATCCGAAGACATAGGGGAGAGTCCTTCGTCGTCGTGAGCCATAGAGCGGTCATAAAGCCGATGATCGCGGCATGCCTGAAGATATCGCCGCCCTATTTCTGGAGAGTCCACGTGGATACGGCCTCCTACAGTACGCTCGTATACGAAGAAGCGCGCGGCTACTGCCTCACTCAGCTCAACGAGACCAATCACCTGGAAAGCTTCATCCAGGAGTGGGTTTAA
- a CDS encoding RsmE family RNA methyltransferase: MSRPRVRLERCEKVSERVWRLGEEESKHIDVRRCRDGELVDGLLPGRCLVMRLIRNGRELFLEELYALSSAPPAGKVVLLLGMLKSEALESAIRQVTEIGVTEIILVNCRRSVIALNGLRLEQKLARWRRIADEATKQCGAPDPPVIHPPIAVEELSSIALPQWRFVAALSGAKPLGSVEFGGEAALAIGPEGDWTPEELKFMFNLGFEPVSLGPRILRAPTAAAVGCGYLLLSMENKVNASS; the protein is encoded by the coding sequence GTGTCGCGGCCGCGCGTTCGGCTTGAGCGCTGTGAAAAGGTCTCCGAAAGGGTATGGCGCCTCGGCGAGGAAGAGTCCAAGCATATCGATGTGCGCCGCTGTCGCGACGGAGAGCTCGTCGATGGGTTGTTGCCAGGGCGATGCCTGGTGATGAGGCTCATACGCAACGGCAGGGAGCTTTTCCTGGAGGAGCTGTACGCCCTTTCCAGCGCCCCGCCGGCTGGGAAGGTAGTCCTACTTTTGGGGATGCTGAAAAGCGAGGCCCTCGAAAGCGCCATTCGCCAGGTCACGGAGATAGGCGTTACTGAAATAATCCTCGTAAATTGTCGCCGCAGCGTCATCGCGCTTAACGGGTTGAGGCTCGAACAAAAGCTCGCGAGATGGCGCCGCATAGCCGATGAGGCCACGAAGCAGTGCGGAGCCCCTGACCCTCCTGTTATTCATCCTCCCATAGCCGTCGAGGAGCTGTCTTCGATTGCGCTACCCCAGTGGCGTTTTGTGGCAGCGCTTTCCGGCGCCAAGCCGCTCGGTTCCGTAGAGTTTGGCGGCGAAGCGGCGCTCGCAATCGGACCGGAGGGGGATTGGACACCGGAGGAGCTAAAGTTTATGTTCAATTTGGGTTTCGAGCCGGTATCCTTGGGGCCGCGCATACTCCGCGCCCCCACAGCGGCAGCCGTGGGGTGCGGTTATCTGCTGCTTTCCATGGAGAACAAGGTCAATGCGTCCTCTTGA
- the dnaK gene encoding molecular chaperone DnaK has translation MSKIIGIDLGTTNSVVAVKEGDNITVIPNAEGSRLTPSVVAFTKEGERLVGQLAKRQAIINPERTIMSIKRKMGSDYKVVIDGKAYTPQEISAMILQKLKHDAEEYLGEPVTKAVITTPAYFTDAQRQATKDAGEIAGLEVVRIINEPTAACLAYGVNKEGEHKILVFDLGGGTFDVSILDVGEGVFEVLATSGDNHLGGDDWDQRIVDWMIAEFKKREGVDLSQDRMALQRLREAAEKAKIELSSMPETTISLPFITATNTGPKHLELTLTRAKFEEMTADLLERVVGPVQRALSDAGLTPNEVDKILLVGGATRMPMVQRKIRELLGKEPTKGVNPDECVAVGAAIQAAILAGEHKDIVLVDVTPLSLGVETLGGVFTKIIERNTAIPVSKSQVFTTAADNQTQVEIHVLQGERPMAADNVTLGRFVLDGIPPAPRGVPQIEVTFNIDVNGILNVTAKDKATGRSQHVTIHSSRLSEAEIERMRKEAEANEEADRRRKELADARNEADSLIYNTEKLLKDLGDKVTASEKVQVEQEIESLRNVAKGEDVQAIKSSCEKLTSRLHELSSRLYAQAQAQQAGGGAADSAQAPGGAPNEGPTVDAEFRDQGKV, from the coding sequence ATGAGCAAGATAATAGGCATAGACTTGGGAACTACAAACAGCGTCGTAGCTGTTAAAGAAGGAGACAACATCACTGTCATACCGAACGCCGAGGGCAGCCGTCTCACCCCTTCTGTCGTGGCCTTTACGAAGGAGGGGGAAAGGCTGGTCGGACAGCTCGCCAAGCGCCAGGCCATCATCAACCCTGAGCGAACGATTATGTCCATCAAGCGCAAGATGGGCAGCGACTATAAAGTGGTGATAGATGGCAAGGCTTATACTCCTCAGGAGATCTCGGCTATGATACTCCAGAAATTGAAGCACGATGCCGAGGAATACCTGGGCGAACCCGTGACGAAGGCGGTAATCACCACGCCTGCCTATTTCACCGACGCTCAGCGCCAGGCCACGAAGGACGCGGGTGAGATAGCTGGGTTAGAGGTGGTGCGCATCATCAACGAGCCGACGGCGGCGTGTTTGGCCTATGGCGTCAACAAGGAAGGAGAGCACAAGATCCTCGTCTTCGACCTCGGCGGAGGCACCTTCGACGTTTCTATCCTGGACGTGGGCGAAGGGGTCTTCGAGGTCCTGGCGACCTCCGGAGATAACCATTTAGGAGGCGACGACTGGGATCAGCGCATTGTAGATTGGATGATAGCCGAGTTCAAAAAGCGCGAGGGCGTGGACCTGAGCCAGGACAGAATGGCACTCCAGCGCCTGCGCGAGGCTGCAGAGAAGGCTAAGATTGAACTTTCGTCCATGCCTGAGACCACGATATCGCTGCCCTTCATCACGGCTACCAACACAGGGCCTAAGCACCTCGAATTGACCTTGACACGGGCGAAGTTCGAGGAAATGACGGCCGATTTGCTCGAGCGAGTAGTGGGGCCGGTGCAGAGGGCTTTATCCGACGCAGGCCTTACGCCTAACGAGGTAGATAAAATCCTCTTGGTTGGCGGAGCTACGCGCATGCCGATGGTCCAGCGCAAGATCAGAGAGCTCTTAGGCAAAGAGCCGACGAAGGGCGTCAACCCGGATGAGTGCGTAGCCGTCGGCGCAGCCATACAGGCGGCCATCCTGGCCGGCGAACATAAGGACATCGTGCTCGTCGACGTGACACCGCTTTCACTCGGCGTCGAAACCTTGGGCGGCGTGTTCACCAAGATCATAGAGCGTAACACGGCTATCCCTGTCTCTAAGTCGCAAGTATTTACCACTGCAGCCGACAACCAGACGCAGGTCGAAATTCACGTCCTTCAGGGAGAGCGTCCTATGGCCGCAGATAACGTTACGCTCGGGCGCTTTGTTTTAGACGGCATACCGCCCGCACCGAGGGGAGTGCCTCAGATCGAAGTCACCTTCAATATCGACGTGAACGGCATATTGAACGTGACGGCCAAGGACAAGGCCACGGGCAGGAGCCAGCACGTGACGATTCATTCGTCCCGCCTATCCGAGGCCGAAATAGAGCGGATGCGGAAAGAGGCAGAAGCTAACGAAGAGGCCGACAGGCGCAGGAAGGAGCTGGCCGATGCGCGCAACGAGGCCGACTCGTTGATATATAATACCGAAAAGCTCCTTAAAGATCTCGGCGACAAAGTCACGGCGAGCGAAAAGGTTCAGGTGGAGCAAGAGATCGAATCGCTTCGCAATGTCGCCAAGGGAGAGGATGTCCAGGCTATAAAGTCCTCCTGCGAGAAGCTCACGTCCAGATTGCATGAGCTCTCGTCAAGGCTGTACGCGCAGGCTCAGGCGCAGCAGGCAGGAGGTGGCGCTGCCGACTCGGCCCAGGCGCCGGGAGGCGCTCCTAACGAGGGCCCGACGGTGGACGCCGAGTTCAGGGATCAAGGCAAAGTTTAG
- a CDS encoding transporter substrate-binding domain-containing protein, translating to MKLSKGVLKRRFLLVAAVVAILSLAIGNLAVAAGPSRLDEILERGVVKVGTTGDYKPFTYLNKETKEYEGIDIDMARSLAKALGVKLEFVPTTWKNIVTDLVEDKYDVAVGGISKKLDRQMKVFFTIPYMETGKAPITRKENVNKFQTLEQIDQENVTVIVNPGGTNEQFVRENLKKAKILVYDDNVTIFDQIVAGKADLMITDAVETLVQERIHPELAAVNPDKPFTFTEFGYMLPRGDIIFKEWVDLWLHTALKTGQFKEIFDSHIK from the coding sequence ATGAAGTTGAGCAAAGGGGTTTTAAAAAGGCGTTTTTTGCTTGTAGCCGCTGTGGTGGCCATTTTGTCGCTGGCCATTGGAAACCTTGCGGTAGCAGCTGGGCCATCGAGGCTTGACGAAATTCTGGAACGAGGCGTGGTCAAGGTTGGGACGACCGGAGACTACAAGCCTTTCACTTATCTTAACAAAGAGACCAAAGAGTATGAAGGAATCGACATCGATATGGCCAGGTCGCTGGCAAAGGCCCTCGGCGTAAAGCTGGAATTCGTCCCCACAACCTGGAAAAACATAGTGACGGATCTCGTGGAGGATAAATACGATGTGGCAGTTGGTGGTATCTCTAAAAAGCTCGACCGCCAGATGAAAGTCTTTTTCACCATACCTTATATGGAGACAGGGAAGGCCCCTATCACTCGCAAGGAAAACGTGAATAAATTTCAGACCCTGGAGCAGATCGACCAGGAGAATGTAACGGTCATCGTCAATCCTGGTGGGACGAACGAGCAATTTGTCCGTGAGAACCTTAAGAAGGCAAAGATCCTTGTTTATGATGACAATGTAACCATCTTCGACCAAATCGTTGCGGGCAAGGCGGACCTTATGATTACCGATGCCGTGGAGACGTTAGTGCAGGAGCGGATACATCCTGAGCTCGCCGCCGTCAACCCCGACAAACCTTTCACCTTTACGGAATTCGGTTACATGCTCCCCCGAGGAGACATAATCTTCAAGGAGTGGGTAGATCTGTGGCTCCATACCGCTCTTAAAACAGGGCAATTCAAAGAGATCTTTGATAGCCACATTAAATGA
- the dnaJ gene encoding molecular chaperone DnaJ gives MPGPGAKDYYEILGVPKNASQDEIKRAYRKLVRKYHPDANPGNREAEERFKLINEAYEVLSDPQKRAQYDQFGTVGETPPQWGGGPYADFGGFDFGDIFGDFFDSFFGDSRRSTRRGRPVPQRGDDIEMPMSVTLEEAARGAVKEVYIPRWETCKRCGGTGAEPGSEPRVCPTCKGHGQVESHRRTAFGDFVSVTTCPTCRGRGQAISHPCKSCGGQGRSRARHRVEVKIPPGVNTGTRLRIQGEGEAGTNGGPPGDLYLVIHVLEHPRLVRKGDDLYTDIYVPFPIAALGGSVEVSTLDGEETLEIAPGTQSGTSIRLKGKGMPRLGSLGRGDLIVRVMVDVPRDLSERQRALIEALAQEMHVPVKATGLLDKLKGWFAS, from the coding sequence GTGCCCGGACCTGGAGCGAAGGATTATTACGAAATATTGGGCGTGCCTAAGAATGCCTCTCAGGACGAGATAAAGAGGGCTTACAGGAAGCTGGTGCGCAAATATCATCCCGACGCCAACCCAGGGAACCGGGAGGCGGAGGAACGTTTCAAGCTCATAAACGAAGCCTATGAAGTCTTGAGCGACCCGCAGAAGCGTGCCCAGTATGACCAGTTCGGCACGGTGGGCGAGACGCCTCCTCAGTGGGGCGGCGGGCCTTACGCCGACTTCGGCGGTTTCGACTTCGGTGACATCTTCGGGGATTTCTTCGATAGTTTTTTTGGCGATTCCCGGAGGTCGACGAGGAGGGGGCGTCCGGTCCCGCAGCGCGGAGACGACATCGAGATGCCGATGTCCGTTACGCTTGAGGAGGCGGCCCGCGGAGCGGTAAAAGAGGTTTATATACCGAGGTGGGAGACGTGCAAGCGCTGCGGCGGCACCGGCGCGGAACCTGGTTCGGAGCCCAGGGTTTGCCCCACGTGCAAGGGTCATGGCCAGGTGGAAAGCCACAGGCGAACCGCCTTCGGCGATTTCGTCTCCGTCACGACCTGTCCCACGTGCAGGGGGCGCGGCCAGGCTATATCTCATCCGTGCAAGTCCTGCGGGGGGCAGGGGCGCTCTCGAGCACGTCATCGCGTGGAGGTGAAAATCCCGCCAGGCGTTAACACGGGCACGAGGTTGCGCATCCAGGGCGAGGGCGAAGCCGGAACGAACGGCGGGCCGCCCGGTGACCTTTACCTCGTCATCCACGTCTTGGAGCACCCTCGCCTGGTGAGGAAAGGAGACGACCTCTATACGGACATCTACGTCCCGTTTCCCATAGCAGCCCTGGGCGGCAGCGTCGAGGTCTCGACCCTCGACGGCGAGGAGACGCTCGAGATAGCGCCTGGGACCCAATCGGGCACTTCAATACGCCTAAAGGGCAAGGGAATGCCTCGCCTTGGTAGCCTCGGGCGTGGAGACCTTATAGTCCGCGTCATGGTCGATGTCCCACGGGATCTCTCCGAGCGGCAGAGGGCGCTTATAGAGGCCCTAGCCCAAGAGATGCACGTTCCGGTCAAGGCGACGGGCCTTTTGGATAAATTGAAAGGTTGGTTCGCTTCGTGA
- the folK gene encoding 2-amino-4-hydroxy-6-hydroxymethyldihydropteridine diphosphokinase, with protein MRVAAIGLGSNVGDRLGALRRALSLLKRKGVEILRKSDVFETPPVGLTEQPRFLNACVLVKTSMDPQLLLAQLKEMEVAIGRQDRGPWGPREIDLDILYIDDLAIRDGELEIPHPRMHERAFVLLPLSQIAPNWRHPILGKTVEELLTEVSLSGIIYITTL; from the coding sequence ATGAGGGTTGCAGCCATAGGACTCGGAAGCAACGTGGGAGACAGGCTCGGCGCGCTCAGACGCGCCTTGTCCCTCCTGAAGAGAAAGGGCGTGGAGATCCTCAGAAAAAGCGACGTCTTCGAGACCCCCCCTGTCGGCCTGACCGAACAACCGAGATTTCTAAACGCCTGCGTATTGGTCAAGACATCCATGGACCCACAGCTCTTGTTGGCGCAACTGAAGGAGATGGAAGTGGCCATAGGGCGACAGGATAGAGGGCCTTGGGGGCCGCGGGAGATCGACCTCGACATACTCTACATCGACGATCTTGCGATACGCGATGGAGAATTGGAAATACCGCACCCGAGGATGCACGAGAGGGCATTTGTACTCTTGCCGCTATCCCAAATTGCCCCCAATTGGAGGCATCCGATCTTGGGCAAAACCGTCGAAGAGTTATTAACGGAGGTCTCATTAAGCGGCATAATATACATAACAACTCTTTAG
- a CDS encoding nucleotide exchange factor GrpE, with the protein MLEDRVDKPLEEQTQPSSAPEGSSRPKKGRAPTKEELKKELEETMQERDKLKEEVEEARSSYAALLDEASRIKADFYNYRQRAEREIKRERQRGAEDILIQLLPVLDNLERALMHLGELDDSPMAKGISMIYKQLLQSLNEAGLQPIPTVGQRFDPALHEAVGVVVTDDAERDGEILEEIERGFTFGGKVLRTAKVKVARYFAKP; encoded by the coding sequence GTGTTGGAGGATAGAGTCGATAAACCCTTGGAAGAGCAGACTCAGCCTTCTTCGGCACCGGAAGGGTCATCCAGGCCGAAGAAGGGCAGGGCGCCTACCAAGGAGGAGTTAAAGAAAGAACTCGAAGAGACTATGCAGGAGCGAGACAAGTTGAAAGAAGAAGTTGAAGAGGCGCGTTCATCTTATGCGGCTTTGCTCGACGAAGCGAGTCGCATAAAGGCGGATTTCTACAACTACCGCCAGCGAGCCGAAAGGGAGATCAAGAGGGAGCGCCAGCGAGGCGCTGAGGATATACTGATACAATTGTTGCCGGTTCTCGATAACCTGGAGCGCGCCCTGATGCACCTGGGCGAATTGGATGACTCGCCCATGGCAAAGGGTATCTCCATGATCTATAAACAACTCCTCCAGAGCTTAAACGAAGCGGGCCTGCAGCCGATACCGACGGTCGGGCAGCGTTTTGATCCAGCCCTCCATGAAGCTGTAGGCGTCGTCGTGACCGATGATGCAGAGCGCGACGGCGAGATCCTGGAGGAGATAGAAAGAGGTTTTACCTTTGGCGGCAAAGTCTTGAGGACCGCTAAGGTCAAGGTAGCGAGATATTTCGCCAAACCGTAG
- the folP gene encoding dihydropteroate synthase has translation MAICYFDFTDSEELARAVEKLGADPRSFPFFANKGKTLALFLPAVESRAANALKQEMLSLGGDAAVHKRCIECKVEASDVILLGTPKQLKGLVQKLSAMPYWGLEEVRKGLSAAIEGLSRKRWELELPRGRRLELGNRTLIMGIINVTSDSFYAASRIDLSKCANRAVAMVEEGAAIVDVGAESTRPGSSFLSLDEEMGRLIPAIRAIRDALPDVVISADTYKAQVAEAAVEAGADMINDISGLGFDPDMPSTIAKLGVPLILMHIKGTPQDMQRDPYYENVTTEVAAYFEERLALAERCGIKRSQIILDPGIGFGKRLVDNEVILKHIEAFRTFGLPILIGHSRKSFIGQILNRPDPEERLFGTIAVSSLCAWKGVDILRVHDVKANAEILKVIEAIKGAPL, from the coding sequence ATGGCCATCTGCTATTTCGACTTTACAGACTCCGAAGAACTGGCCAGGGCCGTCGAAAAGCTCGGTGCAGACCCACGGTCTTTCCCTTTTTTCGCGAATAAGGGAAAGACGTTGGCGCTATTTTTGCCGGCTGTCGAGTCCAGAGCCGCGAACGCCTTGAAGCAGGAAATGCTGTCGCTGGGAGGAGACGCCGCGGTGCATAAGCGCTGCATCGAATGCAAGGTGGAGGCTTCGGACGTGATCCTCCTCGGCACGCCCAAACAGCTAAAAGGCCTCGTGCAGAAGCTTTCCGCCATGCCGTATTGGGGGCTCGAAGAGGTGCGCAAAGGGCTATCCGCAGCTATAGAGGGGCTTTCACGCAAAAGATGGGAGCTCGAGCTTCCGAGGGGCAGAAGACTCGAGCTCGGAAACAGGACGCTCATAATGGGCATCATAAATGTCACCAGCGACTCCTTCTACGCCGCAAGCCGCATCGATTTAAGCAAGTGCGCGAATAGAGCCGTCGCCATGGTAGAAGAAGGAGCGGCGATCGTAGACGTGGGGGCAGAATCGACGCGCCCAGGCTCTTCCTTTCTGTCTTTAGACGAAGAAATGGGGCGGCTCATCCCAGCCATAAGGGCAATCAGGGATGCCCTGCCCGACGTGGTGATATCTGCAGACACGTACAAAGCGCAAGTGGCCGAAGCCGCCGTAGAAGCCGGCGCAGATATGATAAACGACATATCGGGGCTGGGTTTCGATCCCGATATGCCATCGACTATAGCGAAACTGGGCGTTCCACTCATACTCATGCACATAAAGGGAACGCCACAGGACATGCAGCGAGATCCCTATTATGAAAACGTAACGACCGAAGTCGCCGCCTACTTCGAAGAGCGACTCGCACTGGCCGAGCGTTGTGGGATAAAGAGGTCACAAATCATCTTGGACCCAGGGATAGGTTTCGGCAAGCGCCTCGTCGACAACGAAGTTATACTGAAGCATATAGAGGCCTTCCGCACCTTCGGATTGCCCATACTTATTGGACATTCGAGGAAGAGCTTCATAGGCCAAATCCTGAACCGGCCGGACCCCGAGGAACGCTTATTTGGCACGATCGCTGTAAGCAGCTTGTGCGCCTGGAAGGGCGTAGATATCTTGAGGGTCCACGACGTGAAAGCAAACGCGGAAATCCTAAAAGTAATAGAAGCGATAAAGGGGGCGCCGTTATGA
- the hrcA gene encoding heat-inducible transcriptional repressor HrcA: MVTERQLEIILAVVYEYITTGEPVGSRAISKRYLTGESPATIRNEMADLEEMGYLWQPHTSAGRVPTSKAYRLYVDAILQRKPAPPQGLERWLREIKKRRRNTEELLSYVSTLMSRTTRCFSVAAIGASGNMQPRRVDFVRLDSGHVMVLVVLEGGLVHHRVIAVPGDISQDKLDAAARKVNELIATRPWSEVRAALYRQIRGELEDYLNACLAAIDELDAMALRQNYHFFARGASEILKLPDFQDVSRISAILALLEEEESLLRLLESYSLKEGLHVIIGEENAIEEMRDYSLLFNVVDAAGCRMILGLIGPLRMDYEGSIATLEAISKDLREDHM, translated from the coding sequence ATGGTCACCGAGAGGCAACTTGAGATCATCCTTGCGGTTGTTTACGAATACATAACGACGGGCGAACCGGTCGGCTCGAGGGCGATTTCTAAGCGTTACCTTACGGGCGAGAGCCCGGCCACCATACGCAACGAGATGGCCGACTTGGAGGAGATGGGGTATTTATGGCAGCCTCATACCTCTGCCGGTCGCGTTCCGACATCCAAGGCCTATCGGCTTTACGTGGATGCCATACTGCAGAGAAAACCTGCGCCGCCGCAGGGTTTGGAACGATGGCTAAGAGAGATCAAGAAGCGCCGCAGGAATACGGAGGAGCTCCTCTCTTATGTCTCGACGCTGATGAGCAGGACAACGCGGTGCTTCTCGGTAGCGGCCATCGGCGCCTCGGGGAACATGCAGCCGAGGCGGGTGGATTTCGTCCGACTCGACAGCGGACACGTGATGGTTTTGGTCGTCCTCGAGGGCGGCTTGGTGCACCATCGCGTCATTGCCGTGCCTGGCGATATTTCGCAGGATAAGCTCGACGCCGCCGCGAGGAAGGTCAACGAGTTGATAGCAACTCGGCCGTGGAGCGAGGTGCGCGCCGCTTTGTATCGACAGATCAGGGGAGAATTAGAGGACTATCTCAACGCCTGCCTCGCCGCCATCGACGAGCTGGACGCCATGGCTCTGCGCCAAAACTATCACTTCTTTGCGCGCGGGGCGAGCGAGATACTGAAACTCCCCGATTTCCAGGATGTGAGCCGCATCAGCGCCATCCTCGCCCTTTTAGAGGAGGAGGAGTCATTGCTGCGCCTTTTGGAGAGCTACTCCTTGAAGGAAGGGCTCCACGTCATCATAGGAGAGGAAAATGCCATCGAGGAAATGCGCGATTACTCTTTACTCTTCAATGTGGTGGACGCTGCGGGATGCAGGATGATTTTGGGCCTCATAGGGCCGCTGAGGATGGACTATGAAGGCTCCATCGCTACGTTGGAGGCGATATCCAAGGATCTCAGGGAGGATCACATGTAA
- a CDS encoding 50S ribosomal protein L11 methyltransferase, whose amino-acid sequence MDSGEAFWWYITIKAPESQEDLLYSIADATGSIGAELRELPEGLILKAYYRASKDLESWVSRVNEAISKEPSMAIVDMGKVENRQWHVAWRDAFPPLLVGERFVVMAPWHKGNEPAGHIPIYIYPGSAFGTGYHESTQIALSLLSRHCRPGMTAIDVGSGSGILSIACWRLGARKVYARDVDPATLEEARRNFELNGVEEGAIELSSGDGLIGLPVAADLIVANILLEELLRLIPDIRAHLKDGGVAIFSGLILKEKESFLDALQRAGFCSLDELEKEEWWGVAAARSA is encoded by the coding sequence ATGGACAGCGGAGAGGCTTTTTGGTGGTACATCACAATAAAGGCCCCCGAATCGCAGGAAGATCTCTTATACTCGATAGCCGACGCCACCGGGAGCATAGGCGCCGAACTCCGCGAACTGCCCGAAGGCCTGATCTTGAAGGCCTATTACAGGGCGAGCAAAGATTTGGAAAGCTGGGTTTCCCGCGTCAATGAAGCCATATCGAAAGAGCCGAGTATGGCCATAGTCGATATGGGAAAGGTGGAAAACCGCCAGTGGCATGTGGCGTGGCGCGATGCCTTTCCTCCCCTTCTCGTGGGAGAGCGCTTTGTGGTTATGGCTCCATGGCATAAGGGAAACGAGCCGGCGGGCCACATTCCTATATATATCTACCCTGGCAGCGCCTTCGGCACTGGTTATCACGAGAGCACCCAGATAGCCCTCTCCCTGTTGAGTCGCCATTGCCGCCCCGGTATGACAGCGATAGATGTGGGCAGCGGCTCCGGGATACTCTCTATAGCGTGCTGGCGCTTGGGAGCGCGCAAGGTCTATGCGAGGGACGTAGATCCTGCCACGCTGGAGGAAGCGCGAAGGAATTTTGAACTGAACGGCGTGGAGGAAGGGGCAATCGAGTTATCCTCAGGCGACGGATTGATAGGCTTGCCTGTTGCCGCGGATTTGATAGTCGCTAATATATTGTTGGAAGAGCTTTTAAGGCTCATCCCCGATATCAGAGCGCACCTTAAAGATGGAGGGGTGGCCATATTCTCAGGCCTTATACTTAAAGAGAAAGAAAGCTTTCTCGATGCGCTGCAGAGAGCTGGCTTTTGCTCTTTAGACGAGTTGGAGAAGGAGGAGTGGTGGGGTGTCGCGGCCGCGCGTTCGGCTTGA